One stretch of Rattus norvegicus strain BN/NHsdMcwi chromosome 12, GRCr8, whole genome shotgun sequence DNA includes these proteins:
- the Ung gene encoding uracil-DNA glycosylase encodes MGILGPRPLKLARSLRAPRGARLRSLTPDPDSWQASPAKKARVEQDEPATPPSSPLSAEQLVRIQRNKAAALLRLAARNVPAGLGESWKQQLCGEFGKPYFVKLMGFVAEERKHHKVYPPPEQVFTWTQMCDIRDVKVVILGQDPYHGPNQAHGLCFSVQRPVPPPPSLENIFKELSTDIDGFVHPGHGDLSGWARQGVLLLNAVLTVRAHQANSHKERGWEQFTDAVVSWLNQNLNGLVFLLWGSYAQKKGSAIDRKRHHVLQTAHPSPLSVYRGFFGCRHFSKANELLQRSGKKPISWKEL; translated from the exons ATGGGCATCTTGGGGCCGCGGCCTTTGAAGTTGGCGCGTAGCCTGCGCGCGCCGCGGGGAGCCAGGCTGCGGAGCCTTACTCCGGACCCCGACTCCTGGCAGGCCAGCCCCGCCAAGAAGGCCCGGGTGGAGCAGGATGAGCCGGCCACACCGCCCTCTTCGCCGCTTAGCGCCGAGCAGCTCGTCCGCATCCAGAGGAACAAGGCCGCGGCGCTGCTCAGGCTCGCCGCCCGCAATGTGCCCGCCGGCCTCGGCGAGAGCTGGAAGCAGCAGCTGTGCGGGGAGTTCGGGAAGCCGTACTTCGTCAAG CTCATGGGCTTTGTTGCTGAAGAAAGGAAACACCACAAGGTCTATCCGCCCCCGGAGCAGGTGTTCACGTGGACCCAGATGTGCGACATCcgtgat GTGAAGGTTGTCATTCTGGGACAGGATCCATATCACGGACCTAATCAAGCTCATGGGCTCTGCTTCAGTGTCCAGAGGCCAGTTCCACCCCCGCCCAG tttggaaaacatttttaaagaactgTCTACAGACATCGATGGTTTTGTTCACCCTGGCCATGGGGATCTGTCAGGGTGGGCCAGACAAG GTGTCCTCCTCCTCAACGCCGTCCTCACTGTCCGCGCACACCAAGCCAATTCCCATAAGGAGCGGGGCTGGGAGCAGTTCACGGATGCAGTTGTGTCGTGGCTGAATCAGAACCTGAATGgccttgtcttcctcctctggGGCTCCTATGCTCAGAAGAAGGGCAGTGCCATCGACAGG AAGCGTCACCATGTCCTGCAGACAGCTCATCCCTCCCCGCTGTCGGTGTACAGAGGGTTCTTTGGATGTAGACATTTTTCTAAAGCCAATGAACTGCTCCAGAGGTCTGGCAAGAAACCCATCAGCTGGAAGGAACTGTGA
- the Ung gene encoding uracil-DNA glycosylase isoform X1 — MIGQKTLYSFFSPTPTGKRTTRSPQPAPGSGVTAENSSDAAASPAKKARVEQDEPATPPSSPLSAEQLVRIQRNKAAALLRLAARNVPAGLGESWKQQLCGEFGKPYFVKLMGFVAEERKHHKVYPPPEQVFTWTQMCDIRDVKVVILGQDPYHGPNQAHGLCFSVQRPVPPPPSLENIFKELSTDIDGFVHPGHGDLSGWARQGVLLLNAVLTVRAHQANSHKERGWEQFTDAVVSWLNQNLNGLVFLLWGSYAQKKGSAIDRKRHHVLQTAHPSPLSVYRGFFGCRHFSKANELLQRSGKKPISWKEL, encoded by the exons ATGATCGGCCAGAAGACCCTCTACTCTTTCTTCTCCCCGACCCCCACCGGGAAGCGGACCACGCGCAGCCCGCAGCCGGCACCAGGGAGCGGAGTGACGGCCGAGAACAGCAGCGATGCGGCG GCCAGCCCCGCCAAGAAGGCCCGGGTGGAGCAGGATGAGCCGGCCACACCGCCCTCTTCGCCGCTTAGCGCCGAGCAGCTCGTCCGCATCCAGAGGAACAAGGCCGCGGCGCTGCTCAGGCTCGCCGCCCGCAATGTGCCCGCCGGCCTCGGCGAGAGCTGGAAGCAGCAGCTGTGCGGGGAGTTCGGGAAGCCGTACTTCGTCAAG CTCATGGGCTTTGTTGCTGAAGAAAGGAAACACCACAAGGTCTATCCGCCCCCGGAGCAGGTGTTCACGTGGACCCAGATGTGCGACATCcgtgat GTGAAGGTTGTCATTCTGGGACAGGATCCATATCACGGACCTAATCAAGCTCATGGGCTCTGCTTCAGTGTCCAGAGGCCAGTTCCACCCCCGCCCAG tttggaaaacatttttaaagaactgTCTACAGACATCGATGGTTTTGTTCACCCTGGCCATGGGGATCTGTCAGGGTGGGCCAGACAAG GTGTCCTCCTCCTCAACGCCGTCCTCACTGTCCGCGCACACCAAGCCAATTCCCATAAGGAGCGGGGCTGGGAGCAGTTCACGGATGCAGTTGTGTCGTGGCTGAATCAGAACCTGAATGgccttgtcttcctcctctggGGCTCCTATGCTCAGAAGAAGGGCAGTGCCATCGACAGG AAGCGTCACCATGTCCTGCAGACAGCTCATCCCTCCCCGCTGTCGGTGTACAGAGGGTTCTTTGGATGTAGACATTTTTCTAAAGCCAATGAACTGCTCCAGAGGTCTGGCAAGAAACCCATCAGCTGGAAGGAACTGTGA
- the Alkbh2 gene encoding DNA oxidative demethylase ALKBH2 isoform X3: MCRALARVAAPDPPVEHGCVPVLAYPAGRRTEAPCFSGTRLWLAGGGGMDRFLVRPDRGDIQGAAEEPAPTGEASGDMQSPGWQHFRAEGLNCDYTVLFRKAEADQIFRELEQEVEYFTAVDSGSRARSRPSLQGDRTDLQLCAREQVQRRL; the protein is encoded by the exons ATGTGCAGAGCCCTGGCGCGGGTCGCCGCTCCGGACCCTCCCGTGGAGCACGGCTGCGTCCCCGTGCTAGCCTACCCCGCGGGGCGCAGAACAGAGGCACCCTGTTTTTCCGG GACGCGTCTGTGGCTTGCGGGAGGCGGCGGCATGGACAGATTCCTTGTGAGACCGGACCGAGGCGACATCCAAGGGGCCGCGGAGGAGCCCGCCCCTACGGGAGAAGCCTCAGGCGACATGCAGAGCCCCGGCTGGCAACACTTTCGCGCGGAAGGTCTGAACTGCGATTACACCGTCCTGTTCCGCAAGGCCGAGGCAGACCAGATTTTCCGAGAGTTGGAGCAAGAAGTGGAGTATTTTACCG CCGTGGATTCCGGTTCTAGAGCGCGTTCGAGACCAAGTCTGCAGGGTGACAGGACAGACCTTCAACTTTGTGCTCGTGAACAG GTACAAAGACGGCTGTGA
- the Alkbh2 gene encoding DNA oxidative demethylase ALKBH2 isoform X1 yields the protein MCRALARVAAPDPPVEHGCVPVLAYPAGRRTEAPCFSGTRLWLAGGGGMDRFLVRPDRGDIQGAAEEPAPTGEASGDMQSPGWQHFRAEGLNCDYTVLFRKAEADQIFRELEQEVEYFTGALAKVQVFGKWHSVPRKQATYGDAGLTYTFSGLTLTPKPWIPVLERVRDQVCRVTGQTFNFVLVNRYKDGCDHIGEHRDDERELAPGSPIASVSFGACRDILFRHKDSRGKRPRRAVEVVRLQLAHGSLLMMNHPTNTHWYHSLPIRKRVLAPRINLTFRKILPTKK from the exons ATGTGCAGAGCCCTGGCGCGGGTCGCCGCTCCGGACCCTCCCGTGGAGCACGGCTGCGTCCCCGTGCTAGCCTACCCCGCGGGGCGCAGAACAGAGGCACCCTGTTTTTCCGG GACGCGTCTGTGGCTTGCGGGAGGCGGCGGCATGGACAGATTCCTTGTGAGACCGGACCGAGGCGACATCCAAGGGGCCGCGGAGGAGCCCGCCCCTACGGGAGAAGCCTCAGGCGACATGCAGAGCCCCGGCTGGCAACACTTTCGCGCGGAAGGTCTGAACTGCGATTACACCGTCCTGTTCCGCAAGGCCGAGGCAGACCAGATTTTCCGAGAGTTGGAGCAAGAAGTGGAGTATTTTACCG GTGCACTGGCCAAGGTGCAGGTGTTCGGAAAGTGGCACAGTGTTCCCAGGAAGCAGGCAACCTATGGGGACGCTGGCCTCACATATACGTTTTCTGGTCTTACCCTGACACCAAAGCCGTGGATTCCGGTTCTAGAGCGCGTTCGAGACCAAGTCTGCAGGGTGACAGGACAGACCTTCAACTTTGTGCTCGTGAACAG GTACAAAGACGGCTGTGACCACATTGGGGAGCACAGAGACGATGAACGAGAACTGGCCCCGGGGAGCCCCATCGCGTCCGTCTCCTTCGGTGCCTGCAGAGACATCCTCTTCCGGCACAAAGACTCTCGGGGGAAGAGGCCCCGGAGGGCAGTGGAGGTGGTCAGGCTGCAGCTGGCCCATGGAAGCCTGCTGATGATGAACCACCCCACCAACACCCACTGGTACCACAGTCTCCCCATCCGCAAGAGGGTCCTGGCTCCTCGGATCAACTTGACTTTTAGGAAAATTTTACCTACTAAGAAATAA
- the Alkbh2 gene encoding DNA oxidative demethylase ALKBH2 has protein sequence MDRFLVRPDRGDIQGAAEEPAPTGEASGDMQSPGWQHFRAEGLNCDYTVLFRKAEADQIFRELEQEVEYFTGALAKVQVFGKWHSVPRKQATYGDAGLTYTFSGLTLTPKPWIPVLERVRDQVCRVTGQTFNFVLVNRYKDGCDHIGEHRDDERELAPGSPIASVSFGACRDILFRHKDSRGKRPRRAVEVVRLQLAHGSLLMMNHPTNTHWYHSLPIRKRVLAPRINLTFRKILPTKK, from the exons ATGGACAGATTCCTTGTGAGACCGGACCGAGGCGACATCCAAGGGGCCGCGGAGGAGCCCGCCCCTACGGGAGAAGCCTCAGGCGACATGCAGAGCCCCGGCTGGCAACACTTTCGCGCGGAAGGTCTGAACTGCGATTACACCGTCCTGTTCCGCAAGGCCGAGGCAGACCAGATTTTCCGAGAGTTGGAGCAAGAAGTGGAGTATTTTACCG GTGCACTGGCCAAGGTGCAGGTGTTCGGAAAGTGGCACAGTGTTCCCAGGAAGCAGGCAACCTATGGGGACGCTGGCCTCACATATACGTTTTCTGGTCTTACCCTGACACCAAAGCCGTGGATTCCGGTTCTAGAGCGCGTTCGAGACCAAGTCTGCAGGGTGACAGGACAGACCTTCAACTTTGTGCTCGTGAACAG GTACAAAGACGGCTGTGACCACATTGGGGAGCACAGAGACGATGAACGAGAACTGGCCCCGGGGAGCCCCATCGCGTCCGTCTCCTTCGGTGCCTGCAGAGACATCCTCTTCCGGCACAAAGACTCTCGGGGGAAGAGGCCCCGGAGGGCAGTGGAGGTGGTCAGGCTGCAGCTGGCCCATGGAAGCCTGCTGATGATGAACCACCCCACCAACACCCACTGGTACCACAGTCTCCCCATCCGCAAGAGGGTCCTGGCTCCTCGGATCAACTTGACTTTTAGGAAAATTTTACCTACTAAGAAATAA